AGCGCGGCGGCCAGGAAGCGGTGCTGCCAGCGCAGCACGAGGTAGCCGGCGAGGGCCGCGAGGACCAGCCCGGCGAAGGGCAGGTACACCGCCAGCATCGCCCGCCCCGCCGTCACGTAGGTGGCCAGGCGACCGTCCCGCACGGCCACGTCGAGGAGTGTGACCGCCGCGACGGGCGCGAGCAGGCCCGCGCTGAGCCCGAGGCCGCGCAGGTGGGCCAGGACGTCGCGATGGCGGTGGCGGATCAGGCCGGTGCGCCCCAGCGAGGAGCGGAAGCCGGCGAACATGCTGTCCAGCAACGCGAGCGCGGTCAGCGCGGCCGCCTCCCTCACGCCGCGGCCCGCACGCCGGTGACCGGGCGGAGCACGTCCAGCGGGCGGGGCAGCCACGCCGGACCGTCGGCGCAGGCCACCTCGTAGCCGGGCGCGCCGGCCCGCGCGGCTTCCAGGAGCGCGGCGGCCGGGTGCGCCCGCCGTACCGAGAGCACGCCGTCGTGGCGCGAGACCGGCTCGCGCATGCGTGC
This genomic stretch from Phytohabitans houttuyneae harbors:
- a CDS encoding oxidoreductase, coding for MREAAALTALALLDSMFAGFRSSLGRTGLIRHRHRDVLAHLRGLGLSAGLLAPVAAVTLLDVAVRDGRLATYVTAGRAMLAVYLPFAGLVLAALAGYLVLRWQHRFLAAALVLGPCTLLRPLVAAAGVGAAGWASRDVLATALALGAVAAALAVEPWAERRWYGGSPPRGVARRGEGTW